The Strix uralensis isolate ZFMK-TIS-50842 chromosome 34, bStrUra1, whole genome shotgun sequence genomic interval TCAGAGCAATGTATCCAGCacggctggtgctgctgcagtgctctgtgctctCAGGGAAGAGCACTGTAGTGCATTTCTCAAGGCAATTAGAAAGGTGTGGGAAAAaccccttttccttcaaaaaagggaaaataaaatctttttattggGTGCACAGTTAAGCACTACTTCTGTACTCCCCGTCCATCCCCTCCCTTCACTTTTTGGGTACGAcctgaaggactcagacagaacggcctgtactgctccgttgttagagggggacgtactggaacttgtaggctacaaaccttgggaggcctgataaagggaagagaaaagcactgagaaaagtgctgatatggtgaagaattgctaacctgtgagtcatgcttgataaagggccgaagacggtgcagacagctaggaatttagagttttttacaggagtggcttagttgctattagtccaattgctaaagttTCAGTAGCTACCGATTAGCGCgtgctgataagaattctgaagcatagcaaccagtcaatttaacacacgcatcttctgattttctataaaaatgagtgttacatgtaataaagtgagaACTTTGCTtccatcaagcctgtctcccgtctctcagTTGCGGCATTCACTCCTTCTGACTAACAAACTCGCtgatttctaaacatttctgaattccaAACTCACTGGCTGTTGTCTTGCCCCACTCGCTTGCTCTTAAATCTTTGGCTTTTGGTGGGAGAAGAGGTAAaaaacttctctgtaaaatttaTACGACCAAAACGGGaacaaaattattagtttttattgCCTGCGATGGCATCTAGCACGTAACACGGAATGGGACTTGAGGTGTTTCCGCGTTGTTCAGAATGATACGGATTTGCCTCCACTGCGTTATCACCGGAGTTTGGGTGGATAGCAAATTAGGGAATCTCAGGGAAATCGATGCCGCTCCCTCAGGAATCCCACGTTGCAGCACACTGTCTCTAGGTCACCACTTGCTAAGGGAAATATGCGAACACTGGGGTTTTGTGGCCTCTAGAAACGTGCTTCTGTTAAACAATTGAAAGCGACTACATCTTCCCTTCTGGACCTTTCCAGAACATACAGTCTCACAAAGTACACCACAGACGGGGGTTATTCTTCTCAAACGGTGCCCACATTATCCATATTTTACACACACTCAGGAGTCAGTATGAACAAAAACTAGTTCTGGTTTTCACAGGGCTTCTCTTGAGGGACAAACCCATCTCACTCACCTGAATGCAGCAAAGACAGGAATTGTCATTCGGTGCGTTTATCTCTGGGCCTCAAAGGAACCTGTAACACACATGAAGAAAACCCTTGTTTTCTTGGGCTTTAAGCAAGATGACTTCTTTAGGGATGAATGGGAAGTACAGCTCTCGAGAAACACAGACACGTGTTTTCATCAGCGTGGGAAAAAACAAGTATGATcactcagttttaaatgtgttttcattctgaCTGATCCCACAGCAAAGAACCTGGAGGAAATGgccttattttcagtttcaacaaTGCTGGAAAGGGCAAGAAATGAGAACCTGACAGCACCACggtttttcactgtaaaattagaTGATCAAAGTGTTATTTCTGGCCGTCATTGCTGCATCctatgaaaaatctctttataagcagagaggtggggttgcttttattccctttgctcGTCACATCATTTCAATTGTATTTCAGGCAAACTGCCCAGTGCCTGCAGCGTGCCACAGCCCGCAGCCCCCGAacagccctcccagctctgcagcaccaagGCTGCGCTGTGTCGCTTTTCAGGAGTTAGATACTATCCAGTAGGAACAGATTATCAGCTTCAGAGAGCGGGGCCTCTCTCACTGCTACGCTTCTTAAGCGAGTAAATGTTCAGTCAGGACGATTCAAGTGAAAGCGGGCACCTTCTCCTTGAGAATGACTTACAGCATCACAGTTATTTCACGTCTGGTATATTTACCCCTGTTACTCCTTTCCATCAGTATATATACTTAACTGCATTTCTCGAGAAGGaggaattttattgctttttacctTGGATAGGCCCTTCTGTCAGTGCTGGCAGAATGCACCTTCCCCGGCCTTCCTGGGGAATCGCTCGGCGCTGCTGAGGCCGCCCCcgagtgctgtgtccagcgctgGGATCCCCAGGACAAGAGAGGCggggacagactggagagagtccgGGGATGGGCCACGAAGGGGATGGAGCACGAGGCTGAGCGAGCCGGGGctgtgcagcctgtggaaggctcagggggatcttggCAATGTGCACCAACACGCGATGGGATGGAAGGAGGCAGACGGAGCCACGCACTCCTCAGCAGCACCCAccaacagggcaagaggcaacgggcacaaatgaaacacataaaaccccacctgcacacaagaaaacacactttttgttACTGCGAGGgtgggtcaaacactggcactggctgcacagagaggctgtggagtctccagccttggagTTACTCAAAATCCAACCGGACATGGTCCTGCACAACTGGCTCTGCTGGCGCAGGGGGGGTGGACTCGATGACCTCCAGAGACCCCTTCCCACCTGAACCCCTCagggaattcacagaatcacagaattatctgcgttggaaaagcccttgaagatcctccagtccagccatgaacctcaccctgaccgttcccaactccaccagatccctcagcgctgggtcaacccgactcttcaacccctccagggatggggactccccccctgccctgggcagcccattccaacgcccaacagccccttctgcaaagaaatccttcctaagagccagtctgaccctgctgcaaaattcatttcccttccctggccccgctccctgcTGCAAAATTCCTTCGCAGCCGCTCACCCAAACGCCCTCGCTCCACCACGGCCCTGGCAGCCCCGCTCTGAACGCAGCGCCGGGCGGTACAAATCCTGTCGCCAGGTGCAAAGTCTGAGTTGCTTAAGGAAGAGCTTCATGGCGGTGAACTGCCACTGACTGCCCTGCGGGAAGATCGGTGCTGTGCCACGCCGGACAAGTAttggctggaaaaaaacacccaacccccCTTGAAAACCCCGCAAAAAACCCAACGCACCCCGCAACGCCTCAAACCCCTCCCCCAGAgccctccccccatcccacccccaccgcccaaaataaagaagcaaagagaccttattgcctgtgctctgtgccagcagCGTTACACACACTTTCCCTTGGACTCTCCGAAGGGTGTTTCCGCGCGGCGCGGATCGCAGCTGCAGGGCCCGACACCGGGAAGTCACCCCGCACGCAGCCTCACGGGCTGAACTGGgcagaaaaagggtttatttgtgAGAGGAAGCGCGGCTGcacggccctgccccgcggctggCTCCGGCGCCGGGCTCTGCTCAGAGCCGCGGCTTCCGGGCGGGGTCCTGCCGTGCCCGGGGCGTCCCTGTGCCCGCCGGCACGCGCGGGTCAGGCGCTGGGCCGGGCACCTCTAGCGGGGGCCTTGCcggagctgccccggccccgccccgccccgccccgggacgCTCtttccggcggcggcggcgcgtgcAGGTAGCGCGCGGCGCGGGaagggcccggccggggccgccggcgcctgggcccgggggggggtgtcggggggtctccgggcccggccgctcgtcccagcggggcgggggagccggcagcggggctgagcgggCGATCGGGTGCCGGGGGAAGAAGCGGCGGGTGCTCGGAGGGGAATCGGTGCCTCTGCTCGGGCACTGAGCTCGGTGCGTGCGgcctcggcagggccggggggaggaaaCGCGGCGAGAAGTGTCTGAGGGGCAGAAACGAACTCGGTACCTTCCGGGGAAAAAAACCGCAGCGGGCAGAGCTGTTGAGGTTCATCTGCTAAAGAAGCTGCCAGGTCTGGGAACGCTGTGCTGCTGAAGCTCCTCCACTGGCGATGTTGTCTGCGCTCACCGTGAATTCTGCAGCGGCTTCTCCAAATATTCCTTAGCTACGGGTGTTACTGGGGTTTTGTAGACAAGCGCTTTGGGGTTTTCCGAATGCTTCTCGGTGCACGTTGAGGTGAAAGATGCGTCTGGCCAGAGGAAGAGGCAAGGTTTGGATTCTCTAGATGCTGATttgcacagaaatacagattgctgtgtattaaattatgtttaaataatgaGGGAGCAATTGTATGGAATGTACAGTTACGGACCAGTTTTGATGCATGTGGAGTGTGTTTACACTCTAGTACCGTACAAAAGAAGTCTTGTGGTAGTCTGTTGCTATGTTGTGCTcctcaaatctgctttttttcctcagtttagcTGGAGATTTCTGTTCAGCGGGTATTTCTCTGGTGTGCACTTTCCCCCGAGCAAAAGGGCTCAGTCTCAGTCTTGTTGCCCTGAGGTAGCTCCGCCGTAGCTGAAATGTCTCaccatctcttctgtctcctgttttctctctcaggggCCCCGTGGTGAAGAACAGTCCCCAGAGGGCTCTGGTGCTCGCAGACAGCGGCTTGATGGCTTGTGCCGTGTCCCTCTGGTGCCGTCTCCAGGAGCGGGTGAGTGGCGTCACACCGCAGTAAGGCAGCGTCCCGCTTTGGGAAGAAAGTGTGCTGGGTTGGAACCCCTTGGGCAGGCCGGGAGGAGGCTGCCTTCCCGGGTCAGGGCTGAGCGCTGGCCTGTCTTACCTGATGTGGAGTTGATGTCTGCCCCCGCTTTAGCTCTAGAACTACTCTGAGAGCCGGGGAGCTCCGGTTCCCTTAGGCTGTGTCCTTGGAGCTTTCCCACGCTGTGGCATCCCGTTGGGGTCCCAAACTCTGACCCGGCGTGAGGAGAAGGGGCCCAGTTTGAGTTTTGTCCCGTTTGGGCGCTGGGGAGGCAGAGTTCTGGGCTGAACGCTGGTGTTAGAGGAGCTGCTTTcccgttccctgcctgcagctctggataCCCCAGGGGACCAGCGTTAGCAAGTGCTGGTGGAGAGACGTGGGGGTGACcgtgcccagcctgcctgggtgagcctGTTCCGAGTGCCCCCACCCTGTTCAGTCCCACCTGCACCTCCAGAAGGCTTGAGGGGCCGTGGTCACGTCTGCCTCGGGTCACAGTTAACAGTCACGGGTTCAGGTCGGCTTTTTAAGGCGGAAAAGCAACGACGATCTATTTTCTGCTGGGGCTGCCGGTTCCGTTTAGGGTTTGCAGTCGCCATCTCCTGGCGGGTTTAGATTCGTCTTGCACATTCACACACTCCTTAAAATGCTGTGAGCGGccactgctttgcacagcagttcaaAAGTTTCTGGCAGTCCTACCTGTATCTTGCAGTGTTGTGGGACAGGCACATCGCTGGTGGTGTgtgtgcttctggttttgttgtttgttggacgtctgggggttgtttttttcaggagaaggTGATAATGAGCAGGCTTCAGCTGACACTGTTGTTTCCTGGAATTTGTACTTTCCTAGTGACCCCCAGAAACGTGGCCAGACGTGCCACAAATGGTATTTCCCGGGGCAAATAGAGGGATTTCTCAGTGCGTGTGAGTTGCAGGAGACATTGGAAATAAGCCGGGTGGTAGATGTCCCCGCAGCTGCCAGGAACGTTAATGATCAGAGTTACCCAGTCTCTGCCCGTGAATCCATTTGTTCTGTGGCTGATCCTCAGTACCAGCTGCTGTCTGTAATTGTGTCTCTCTGGTTGCACAGGATTCCTGGCTGTACCAGACCGgctgcatgaaataaatgtggaCTTGCTGGGTCGGTGGCTTTGTGACCATCAGGCACCTTCTGGAGGACGCGGTGGGGGAGCAGAGAAGGTATTAggtggctgcttttgtttgttcaaagCTCAGTGGATATTGTTTTGTGTGAAGCTGaagagtttggggaaaataacGTCATGACTCTTAGGAAATACTGTGTAAAGTGCTCAGAGTGTTTTGGCCCTTGTTTTGGATCTTTGTTGTGTCACTAACACTTGTCCCCCAGTCTTGAAGTGCTCTTGGTTTGAGGCCTCACTTTAGGACAGTCTCTGTACTGAAGTAGGCCTTGCCGGTCACTTGAACCCTGTTAAATCAGGGTCTGAATTGTTTTTGCCGTTGGGAATTCTCTCTTCTTTCGTATTTGTAGAAACATTACTGCTTTAGTGCATGTTAGTCCCGGGCATAATCGTGTTTGACATGGCAGCAGGAGATGGTGTAACCTGGAACAGACTCCACTGACAAATGGATCATCGAGCAAGAGATTCTTTCTTCCCCCCTAAAACTGAAACTAGTTGATCTGAAGCTCTTTGTCCTCACTCCTGAaaagggtttgtggttttttagcCTCTCCCATTGAAGGTCAAGgctgtttcttgcatttttgttccTTGCAGAAGGGGAGAGGTCCCCTAAGAGAAGGCTGCATCCAggaactctcttttctttcttcctgaagaaactcAAATTTTAAGTGTTGTTTCTCTGCACCAGTGTTACGACAGCACACCTGGTAGTCTGCAGAATGGCCCGTACAGTTTGCAACGTCGTGTTTAAAGCAACCTCCAGTCatgttctgcttctctgtttgccaGTTCCCTGACGTGTGGTGTTGGTGGGGGGCGCTGGCAGGTTACGCCGGaatgtgggagagagagaaaccgCGGCTTTACTGTGCCTTGGGGCGGGGAGACGGGGgtttgctgccagcccaggagcatGGTAAGGAATCCTTAACTACCTGAAGTTCACTTCATGAAACCTTcaactggaaaagtgttttttctcctctgagtgTAACTGGTCACTGGGCTGCAGTTTGATTAGAGGGCAGAACAGGGCGGGGCTGCTGTAGGCGGCTCCTGGGGGAGCACGTGCTGCTTTCCAGGGCCTGTGCGCTGCCACCCCCCGCACGGGAGTCAGCTGCTGTTCTACACAGCTGGGGCTCCCCAAACACCTACCACAGGTTGTTTCTCACAAGACCACTTCGAAGATCTCTGtcaaaatcctattaaaaagcCTCCCTTGCAAATCTTTTGAGCCTTTCTTTCTCGAAAGGCTTTTAGATGGGGTCAAACAACAACTCAGCTGTCCAGTGGCGCGATGAGTTTTCTGCTCAAAgcctggaattaatttatttttcatgacttcAAAAGGCTTTTGTGTGCAAGGGAATGGCAGCGCTGCTCAGGTGTTCTTTATCCATGAAGTTAAACgaattaggaaaaatgtttttgaactcCCTGTTACCTTTGCAAGTGCCACTTCTTTTTGCCAAGGGAATCACAGTCAGGACAGAGGATTATGCCCCacgctgtccccctgccccccaggtgatgaccttcagccccagcctggttccccccagccacctcccctggcaccaccagtGTCGCCAGTGTCCAGCCCGTGGCCAGACTGGTGTTGATGGCACCTGCGGTCCCAGTGTCACTGTCACCAGCAGCGTCCAGAAGGACATCGTggtgtccctgcccccagcagtgacacccccatgggtgcccccaccccaggacccaaaCTGTCCCCGtcagccaccacctcccccagtgtccctcccaAATCAGAGCCTGGGACAGTCCACAaccaccccccctcctctgctgggaaagcCAAGAGGACCCCCGGGTGGTGGCACAGtgcccccagtctgcccagtgaccCTACTGGGACCctgatgctggggacagggggtagcctgggggtcccccactgtccctgtggcccctcccagtGTCCCGTGATCCCTCTATGGTGACAGAGACGGAGGCTTGGGGTCCCCAGAGTGTCCGTGGATGTCCCCCAGTTTCCCCATTTACCCCCCCCAAtatctcccagtgtctcccagtgtgctcccctcccaggggagggcagggcttggggtgggaccagctccattaaaaccagcagctcccattccccgcccctcttcctccagctcccagtgcccctccctgTTCCCACTGACTCCCtcagtcccagtgcccccccccgccgtgccccttCACTTCACCCCTCTCCGGCTCCCCCTTCGCCGCCGGCTCCAGACCGTGgcggtgctgcagtgggtctgctcctgcctcgccctcagtgagtagctgggggttggggatttggccatttggggagggggggtgtttcccaaacccccctgacccccctcggccaccccctcctcctcctcccagctgctggggacagcgccaCGCCTGCAGCATCCTGGGCTTACTTAAGATGGAGCTTAAGCGGGCGCCCAGGAGATGGCGAAATCTTCTCATCGGTCGCTGTAGGGACACGAGTCACCACACAGCGCCTTAATGctcattttggggagaaagagacattttcacacatccctgacctccagagatccttgCCTGCCGGTACTCTGCTCGTTCCTAATCTAATGAgttttgtttgtgccttctgtgctctttccccgaggaaaagaagggacccgcgtgtggtgggttgatctcagccaggaaAAGCCCGACCcggggatggaacagctgatttcagcggcggccttgggagcaaggacagaggtggttggggctgtgggaaaggaggcggggaggagggcatgtggggaacaccaggagaagagagagaagagaaggaggcactaaaggtctgagtgtaaccactgcaaacgtaaattcatcaacaaacttcatctgtttgttacagggcggagatggagccaaggggtgacattccccagcacagtgctgcccaggcacTCACGGACACgggattgcttaaaccaaactaATTTATTGGGGATTTCTTCAGGGTATTTGTCTATctctttttataataaaataaatattatttctattgggTATTTATTGACGCCCTCCTGCGCCTCCGAGCTGGAGCAGCGTGCCAGCGGAGCGGGTCAGAGGCTGCGCGGGAAGCGGGGACCCGGCTGGTGTTGGGGTGCTCCCGGGGCAGAGGAGGCGGCGCAGCACGTTCCCCGTCAGGAGCTGCCGGGGGTGCAGCAGCGCGTTGCCGGCAGAGCCCCCGCGGTGCCCAGCGCTGGCGGACGACGTGGCCCAGGGGTGGTCTCGGGGGCGCGAGCAGCAGGCGCTGGGGGATGTTGTTCTGGGGGCACTCGTAGGCGCTGCCCTGTCCcaaggctggatgcggccccgTCAGGAGGGAGTTGTTGGGGCGGGCTTGCTTGGCAGGCGCCGCGGAGCTCCCCGCCTTCTGCAGAGGCTTGTGTCCAGCCAgggtgtcactgggctctgctttgccctcgcAGTCCTcgtcctcccctctctgctcctcggCACCGCTGgcgcttccccgctggctgctgctgtcgcCGTCAGCGccgctctgcctgggcagccagtagaGCCCCAAGAGCACGAGCAGGGCGTCGGCGGAGgcccagaaccaccagtgctggcaggccCCGAGGAGCAGGCCTTCCGGAGCGAGGCCGcgctgctcctggctgctctgctccacctcctccatcagccgggtcatctcctgctgctcctgctcctcgcgCTGCCGCAGGAGCTCTTGCGTGGCCGCGTCTTGCCGGTCCCCGGCTCTCAGCACGTACTGCACgatgctcagcagggtcaggacgcGGGTGATGAacacagccatggtctggaggaggaggagggagagaaggggctcagtggggctgggtgggagggaggtggcggctggggcagcaggggagaatatgccggggctggggccgggtggGAGAGGGCCCGAGGGAGCTGGGAGGCAgtaagggggagggtggtgagcgctgcagggacggggacatctccccacagcccccgggcactggccgtggctggcagccccggcacccctgcgcccagccccgagggcggcacctgccctgccccaggcgctccccgcagcggctgcgccctcgccccggctgtagaaacccccctgaggggccagagcttctgccccggccctcgtccggcccagccttccccccaccAGCCTCACCCACCGCTGGCCCGAGCCgtactgcagcgggtgctgccggctggcaccctggtgacatccctgggtgacttctcctctgtgatgtcacaggcaccagagccccacggggacacccgccccttgggccacggccactgcccccggctctgcagcccctgcagcgggcaaagcacaacccccctggcaggacagagctcctggggcccctaaacagaatcacagaatcattcaggttggaaaagcccctcgggatcatcgagtccaaccatcaccggactctacaaagttctcccctaccccacatccccccacagctcatccaaattcATACCAGACCTGCAGGTCACGCTGTCCAGGAAGGAAGTGGCAcctcagctggctggagctgtcaccCACGGGCAGAGGTGGCTTATGTTGGCAACGCTTTAGAGCTTCCTTCAGCTCTATTTTCTGCTCCGATCCTCCCGTCTTTTATCACATTCCACCTCAGTTTCCCACTTGCAAAACACCAGCTGAGCAGCCCAGCCGGAGAAGGAGAACCCCCGgcgaggagctggggatggggagccttGGTGCTACCCCAAGGTGCAccccgctgcctcctgccttgggcactgggtgtctgggtgggtttgctgtgagatgaggcttcccagcactgatgcCCTGGTTTAAGTGCTACTTTAGACAGGtgtgtgctgccttcctccagtccTGCTTGCAACGGgacaagatttttctcctcacactgcagagttgcagaagctgatgaaaagctgagctggttcagcctggagctggtgatTGCAGGCATGGTTTCTGAGCAGCAGGTGCGAGCCGATGGCACTCGTTGCTCTGATTTATTACACTCTGCCATAAATTCGTAAGACCCCACTACCAGAAGAGATCAAAAATGGGCTACTTCAACAGGCCGTAGTTTGaggagcttctccttccccccccctctaTAAAGAGCCTCACCCTGGGAGCTTGagatgtctttaattaaacagaaggTTTATACTGTCACCAGAAATAGAAGTCTGGAGATGCTGATGCCCTCATCGGGTGTTTCCTGCCATTGTCCTGGCTGTCGGTCCTAAAGCCTTCAAATATTGCAGGTGCTTCTGACAGACACAAGCAATGGCAGCTGAGTCTCATTTCCATGTGTTCCCCGGCGGGGGCACCTCTATCATGTCCCCAGCGTGGGAAACCAGCTTGGACCGCGGCTCTGTCATGGCAGCAGAACACGCGTGATGAACTGtttcctgccagtgctgtgctggggccgAGAGACAAATCCATAGGaggaaacatttccactgaatgggggtttttccccttcagtttcacTCCTTTTGTCAGCACACTTACCtagagcaaatatttaacttcattctTACAAACAGTCCCCGCTGTTTTCAAGAGGAATGGAGagttcctgcagcacaggcacctgctgcttgttgcaggcTGGTAGCAACCCactgttttaaacacagctgcagctacaAGCCCATACCCCTGACAGCCTGTTGGCCAGCaccccagcccttctcctgccctttccctcgAGCTATTTTTAACACACACTCTCAAATCCGTgcttttttttgccccccctcccccggagtttttccagtttctgtctccCTGTAGAATAAGAAGCCTTGACTCAcgctctgtgctgtgctggtgcGGAGGTGAcctggcagcaagcagaaatgccTGTGTGATGCTGGGGGGACAAAAATAAGAGCCCCCTGATTTGGGAGGAGTGCTCCCAAAATGCCGTGGGGATGTTTAGATCCATTtaggacatttgttttccttcactgggtgtttttctggtttgtctctctctctcctgctgtaaagttctgactgcaaataataatttattaaaggactatagaatttattattagtatctcttttattttattaaaaccaaaccacccaaccacTCGTTTCGGTGGAAGCATGTTCTTTACCATGCAGGCTGCCACAGGTTGATTAGCCCACTGTCATGCTAAGaaaggctgtgctggtggtgatgTTCTTCTGccagcctccaggaaaaaaaagaaaaaatccattttttttacttggaGAACTGAAAATCAAGGTTAGTTTTACTGGCTGGAGCTCAGCTATAGCAAAACTTGGGAGGGAGCAGCTCTTGTCCGTGGGGAGCGAGCTGGGCGCTCCTCacgcccccccagcccggcacacgggctcctctccccgctctgtcccctctgtcctctcttgccctcttccagccttccctttcttcatccctcacttctcctctgtctcttccccctctctccccctctctctggcCCTGGTCAGATACTTCCTTCACCCCCACCGCTATTGTGTTCTCCGAACACCAGAGCGAAAAgcaggaagaatttcttcaccgCGAAGGTTGTCGCACAcc includes:
- the LOC141936841 gene encoding uncharacterized protein LOC141936841 isoform X3; translation: MRLARGRGKGPRGEEQSPEGSGARRQRLDGLCRVPLVPSPGAGFLAVPDRLHEINVDLLGRWLCDHQAPSGGRGGGAEKFPDVWCWWGALAGYAGMWEREKPRLYCALGRGDGGLLPAQEHGKEGTRVWWVDLSQEKPDPGMEQLISAAALGARTESGDGAKG
- the LOC141936841 gene encoding uncharacterized protein LOC141936841 isoform X4, whose translation is MRLARGRGKGPRGEEQSPEGSGARRQRLDGLCRVPLVPSPGAGFLAVPDRLHEINVDLLGRWLCDHQAPSGGRGGGAEKFPDVWCWWGALAGYAGMWEREKPRLYCALGRGDGGLLPAQEHEGTRVWWVDLSQEKPDPGMEQLISAAALGARTEGGDGAKG
- the LOC141936841 gene encoding geranylgeranyl transferase type-2 subunit beta-like isoform X1, with amino-acid sequence MRLARGRGKGPRGEEQSPEGSGARRQRLDGLCRVPLVPSPGAGFLAVPDRLHEINVDLLGRWLCDHQAPSGGRGGGAEKFPDVWCWWGALAGYAGMWEREKPRLYCALGRGDGGLLPAQEHEGTRVWWVDLSQEKPDPGMEQLISAAALGARTEVTLSRKEVAPQLAGAVTHGQRWLMLATL
- the LOC141936841 gene encoding uncharacterized protein LOC141936841 isoform X2 — its product is MRLARGRGKGPRGEEQSPEGSGARRQRLDGLCRVPLVPSPGAGFLAVPDRLHEINVDLLGRWLCDHQAPSGGRGGGAEKFPDVWCWWGALAGYAGMWEREKPRLYCALGRGDGGLLPAQEHGKEGTRVWWVDLSQEKPDPGMEQLISAAALGARTEGGDGAKG
- the LOC141936840 gene encoding uncharacterized protein LOC141936840 translates to MSPGCQPAAPAAVRLGPATMAVFITRVLTLLSIVQYVLRAGDRQDAATQELLRQREEQEQQEMTRLMEEVEQSSQEQRGLAPEGLLLGACQHWWFWASADALLVLLGLYWLPRQSGADGDSSSQRGSASGAEEQRGEDEDCEGKAEPSDTLAGHKPLQKAGSSAAPAKQARPNNSLLTGPHPALGQGSAYECPQNNIPQRLLLAPPRPPLGHVVRQRWAPRGLCRQRAAAPPAAPDGERAAPPPLPREHPNTSRVPASRAASDPLRWHAAPARRRRRASINTQ
- the LOC141936841 gene encoding uncharacterized protein LOC141936841 isoform X5; the encoded protein is MRLARGRGKGPRGEEQSPEGSGARRQRLDGLCRVPLVPSPGAGFLAVPDRLHEINVDLLGRWLCDHQAPSGGRGGGAEKFPDVWCWWGALAGYAGMWEREKPRLYCALGRGDGGLLPAQEHEGTRVWWVDLSQEKPDPGMEQLISAAALGARTESGDGAKG